Proteins encoded within one genomic window of Phyllobacterium sp. T1293:
- a CDS encoding type III secretion protein, with product MGENIAYLGHSAFLTALAAVIVISGVSVAAALPEWTSRPYNYVLINQDLPGAMKEFGRNLGFPVVLDGQVRGQIRGQIKAQTAGQFLDELAEGNGLNWYFDGAILHVSPSDEFKTQVIELGRLTGDVVLSEMKRMKLYDERFSINYSKNAAALRVSGPPSYIEVTREVISTIQPPPAADDDPRVRVFRGRGSTVDETVELQSARKRVDSQGSKPANTSPKTTN from the coding sequence GTGGGAGAAAATATCGCCTATTTGGGTCATTCCGCTTTCCTGACGGCACTCGCCGCAGTGATAGTAATATCAGGCGTGTCAGTCGCAGCTGCGCTCCCGGAATGGACAAGCAGACCTTATAATTATGTGTTGATCAATCAGGACTTGCCAGGAGCCATGAAGGAATTTGGCCGAAATCTTGGATTTCCCGTTGTGCTTGATGGTCAGGTACGTGGCCAAATCCGTGGACAGATCAAAGCACAGACGGCTGGGCAATTTCTCGATGAACTCGCAGAAGGCAATGGCCTGAACTGGTATTTCGACGGAGCGATTCTTCACGTCAGCCCCAGTGACGAATTCAAGACGCAGGTCATCGAGCTGGGGCGACTCACTGGTGATGTCGTCCTGAGTGAAATGAAACGTATGAAGCTGTACGACGAGCGTTTCTCGATCAACTACAGCAAGAATGCCGCGGCGCTGCGTGTCTCCGGGCCGCCATCCTATATCGAAGTAACAAGGGAGGTTATCTCAACCATCCAGCCTCCCCCTGCAGCTGACGACGATCCGAGAGTGCGCGTGTTTCGCGGGCGCGGTTCAACCGTTGATGAAACCGTTGAACTACAGTCAGCCCGCAAACGCGTGGATAGCCAGGGATCAAAGCCCGCCAACACGTCGCCCAAAACGACAAACTGA
- the sctJ gene encoding type III secretion system inner membrane ring lipoprotein SctJ: protein MMHKFQRMVLALVAVCFLQACKSDLYTNLDQREANQIVATLLTHGISATRKPQKDGKLTVVVDEDQFAEAVTLLAENGLPKAEFATIGSVFKKEGLVASPVQERAQMIYALSEELSRTVSEIDGVLSARVHVVLADNDPLNRFAAPASASVFIRHEPSLNINALIPQIKTLVANGIAGLSYEKVSVIPVAAPQKTREVPPALEVREYMGLWLTKDSETRVFWIAAAVGALVLALLGAIGFLLWQRRVPVTYALEPADIVRNGKTQ from the coding sequence ATGATGCATAAGTTCCAACGCATGGTTCTGGCGCTCGTCGCCGTATGTTTCCTGCAGGCCTGTAAATCGGATCTCTATACCAATCTTGATCAGCGTGAAGCCAACCAGATTGTGGCCACGCTGTTGACGCATGGGATTTCCGCAACCCGCAAGCCGCAGAAGGATGGGAAACTGACCGTCGTCGTCGATGAGGACCAGTTTGCCGAAGCGGTAACGCTGCTCGCAGAAAACGGTCTGCCGAAGGCCGAGTTCGCCACCATAGGCAGCGTGTTTAAAAAGGAAGGTCTTGTCGCCTCGCCGGTTCAGGAACGGGCTCAGATGATCTACGCCTTGAGTGAAGAGCTGTCCCGCACGGTTTCGGAAATTGACGGGGTTCTTTCCGCTCGTGTTCATGTTGTTCTGGCTGACAATGATCCGCTCAATCGTTTTGCGGCACCAGCATCGGCATCTGTTTTTATTCGACATGAGCCGTCGCTCAATATCAATGCATTGATCCCCCAGATCAAAACCCTTGTTGCAAACGGCATTGCTGGACTGAGCTATGAAAAAGTCTCGGTTATTCCGGTCGCAGCGCCGCAGAAGACGCGTGAAGTTCCTCCTGCACTTGAGGTGCGGGAATATATGGGTCTGTGGTTGACGAAAGACAGCGAAACCCGTGTGTTCTGGATTGCTGCGGCCGTTGGGGCGCTTGTTCTGGCTCTGCTGGGCGCGATCGGATTTCTTCTCTGGCAGCGCCGGGTACCGGTAACCTACGCCCTTGAACCTGCCGATATTGTCAGAAATGGAAAGACACAATGA
- a CDS encoding tetratricopeptide repeat protein → MNFSERESAEYLHTLGRLYWRAGNLDRGLVFLLLAARIAPDDVTILKTLAVVFIEQGAAARALTTIDRIAGLGEEFELELAALESRALWTAGQYQEARETFSDFMTKRSASSTAPAGSR, encoded by the coding sequence TTGAACTTCAGCGAGCGTGAAAGCGCCGAATATCTTCATACTTTAGGTCGGCTCTATTGGCGGGCAGGAAATCTGGATCGCGGTCTGGTATTCCTGCTGCTTGCAGCGCGTATTGCGCCTGACGATGTGACCATTCTCAAGACGCTTGCCGTGGTGTTCATCGAACAGGGCGCGGCCGCCCGCGCACTGACGACCATCGATCGCATTGCAGGATTGGGTGAGGAGTTTGAGCTGGAATTGGCAGCGCTGGAGAGCCGCGCCTTGTGGACGGCGGGCCAGTATCAGGAAGCCCGTGAAACGTTCTCTGACTTCATGACCAAGAGATCCGCATCCTCGACTGCTCCGGCGGGATCGCGATGA
- the sctL gene encoding type III secretion system stator protein SctL: MMDSPRSPVARIVSARDTALWTDAQEMLEAARKEAAAIRSAAQAAFDESKAEGYRQGLHQGELDAAILIAETTTKVDRDLEALQEQVIDLSLSVVEQLIGEIDNPAVIAKLASNAIELLRYERSLTIYVAPELEKDVGRILHEISTGQEKGLPVRITGDPRLDNKSCLIVSPSAVVNAGLDAQLSIIRQALIAARDEAEFGAV; this comes from the coding sequence ATGATGGATTCACCCAGAAGCCCCGTGGCTCGGATTGTATCAGCGCGCGACACGGCGCTGTGGACTGATGCGCAGGAAATGCTTGAAGCAGCGCGAAAGGAAGCGGCTGCAATCCGCAGCGCGGCACAGGCTGCCTTCGATGAAAGCAAGGCAGAAGGTTACCGGCAGGGCCTGCATCAGGGTGAACTTGATGCAGCAATCCTCATTGCCGAGACTACAACCAAAGTCGACCGTGATCTTGAAGCATTGCAGGAACAGGTTATCGATCTCAGCCTGTCCGTGGTTGAGCAGCTGATTGGCGAGATCGACAATCCGGCTGTCATTGCCAAGCTTGCTAGCAATGCCATTGAGCTTCTGCGCTACGAACGCTCCCTCACCATCTATGTCGCGCCTGAACTTGAGAAGGATGTGGGAAGAATTCTGCATGAGATATCGACCGGTCAGGAAAAAGGCTTGCCTGTCAGAATTACCGGCGATCCCCGGCTGGACAATAAGAGCTGTCTGATTGTCTCTCCAAGTGCCGTGGTCAATGCCGGTCTTGATGCGCAATTGTCCATCATTCGTCAGGCTTTGATCGCAGCACGCGACGAAGCCGAATTCGGAGCGGTCTGA
- a CDS encoding SctD/MshK family protein produces the protein MKQISGATSELTLNVLDGVHRGVTVPISTDDCEIGSSTDCDLFLSDSSIESRHFSIRRAGAMVVIGAHGGEVIINDRTKLDVGKGMRTKLPVKILAGGVSMVLDGPANARHSLQPYLQPLRKVGLFGGCVALLGLSIALVQAGVASNLDGGRTSSTIAAASQVVPDVSAAADPQQVLNQMLADNGLSALDVQWDGSRVHVDGAVDQEQMKKWADVQYRFDSQYGSHNVVSSSVHEVAKKIQPKFKLQAIWFGEKPYAIAADGSRLYTGAALEDGWIIKEIGADRLVVKRNVEEFTLTF, from the coding sequence ATGAAGCAAATTTCTGGCGCCACAAGTGAATTGACGTTGAATGTTCTTGATGGTGTCCATCGCGGCGTAACCGTTCCCATTTCCACTGACGATTGCGAGATCGGCTCGTCAACGGATTGTGACCTCTTTCTGAGTGACAGCTCGATAGAGAGTCGGCACTTTTCTATTCGCCGTGCCGGAGCAATGGTGGTTATCGGCGCCCATGGCGGCGAAGTGATCATTAATGACCGCACAAAACTTGATGTCGGTAAGGGAATGCGCACCAAGCTGCCCGTGAAAATCTTGGCTGGCGGTGTCTCCATGGTTCTGGATGGTCCAGCCAATGCGCGGCATAGTCTGCAACCCTATCTTCAGCCTTTGCGCAAAGTCGGGTTGTTCGGTGGTTGCGTGGCGCTGTTGGGCCTGTCGATCGCACTCGTTCAGGCTGGTGTTGCCAGCAATCTTGATGGTGGTCGTACGAGTTCGACAATTGCCGCTGCATCGCAGGTTGTTCCCGATGTTTCGGCTGCGGCTGATCCCCAGCAGGTGCTCAACCAGATGCTGGCGGACAATGGCCTTAGTGCTCTGGATGTTCAGTGGGATGGCTCGCGTGTCCATGTGGACGGCGCAGTTGACCAGGAACAGATGAAGAAATGGGCTGATGTCCAGTACAGATTTGACAGCCAGTATGGCAGCCACAACGTCGTGTCGAGCAGCGTGCATGAAGTGGCAAAGAAGATTCAACCAAAGTTCAAATTGCAGGCGATCTGGTTCGGAGAAAAACCCTACGCAATTGCAGCTGACGGTTCGCGTCTCTACACGGGCGCCGCGCTGGAGGATGGTTGGATCATCAAGGAGATCGGGGCTGACAGGCTTGTCGTCAAGCGCAATGTCGAAGAATTCACATTGACATTCTAA